A portion of the Deinococcus peraridilitoris DSM 19664 genome contains these proteins:
- a CDS encoding DUF4397 domain-containing protein yields MKKILTLSALALTATLAATQVSAQMASGNDAFVRVVHASPDAPAVDVYVDGMRTVAGAAFKAATPYGEVPAGKHKVMVTAAGDKNTVVFQADVDLKAGTYYTVAAVGQLANIKPKIFTTTGLNKDKAKAEVNVYHLSPNGPRVQTLAADLNNAALLKNGIAYGNKETLMVNPMGVNLNVVPFGKMEPVVKNLSGISVAGGKSYSVFAVGLVGANGTQGFDLVAVEDKVVMGSMAAK; encoded by the coding sequence ATGAAAAAGATCCTCACCCTGTCCGCCCTTGCCCTGACCGCCACCCTCGCCGCCACCCAGGTGAGCGCCCAGATGGCCAGCGGCAATGACGCCTTTGTGCGCGTCGTCCACGCTTCTCCGGATGCTCCCGCCGTGGACGTCTACGTGGACGGCATGCGCACCGTCGCGGGCGCTGCCTTCAAGGCCGCCACCCCGTACGGCGAAGTGCCCGCCGGCAAGCACAAGGTGATGGTCACCGCCGCCGGCGACAAGAACACCGTCGTCTTCCAGGCCGATGTCGACCTGAAGGCTGGCACCTACTACACCGTCGCCGCCGTGGGCCAGCTCGCCAACATCAAGCCCAAGATCTTCACCACGACCGGCCTCAATAAGGACAAGGCCAAGGCCGAAGTCAACGTCTACCACCTCTCCCCCAACGGCCCGCGCGTGCAGACCTTGGCGGCCGACCTGAACAACGCCGCGCTGCTCAAGAACGGCATCGCCTACGGCAACAAGGAAACCCTGATGGTGAACCCCATGGGCGTCAACCTGAACGTCGTGCCCTTCGGCAAGATGGAGCCCGTCGTCAAGAACCTGTCGGGCATCAGTGTCGCCGGCGGCAAGAGCTACAGCGTGTTCGCGGTCGGCCTGGTGGGCGCGAACGGCACGCAGGGCTTTGACCTCGTAGCGGTCGAGGACAAGGTGGTCATGGGCTCCATGGCCGCGAAGTAA
- the mutS gene encoding DNA mismatch repair protein MutS: MPLNVPQSVLKGNGPGVLPPMLEQYVHLRDQHPDYLVLFQVGDFFETFGEDAERLSRLLGITLTHKTSKDFSTPMAGIPVRAKDQHIERLLAAGVRVAVAEQMELPLSGLVERRVTELLTPGTLTDERLLSAEENYLAAVASGDGYALALLDLSTGEFRCAAFGTRGALYDELARYRAREVLLAPEFEENAALMADFRQRFPLMVSRGSFEEDAAREELQHTLGSVPESLVTSALVRACGAALAYARATQQGRLEMVTRLIRYEPGASLHLPESAIRALELFEPNAHGGQTLIACLAHTRTAGGRRRLRAWLRSPLLDELSIRSRLDAVDALVQASDLRGGVRSVLYRAHDLERLAARVSSRRAMPKEVVSLARTLELLPELEVLLAGHDGVLGHLGARLSALPEVVMLIRAALVDNPPLRLGEGGLIREGFHAELDALRAEALAGREWMAELEARERARTGLPVKVGFNNVAGYYLEVTQAHAHKVPADYRQIATLKDRARFTRADVREREREIARCETAAERLEVEAFTELRDTLAQHTEALSEVAGALSELDVLSTLADIAFARGWSRPRTLGAGATELRLRQARHPVVELALSDSFVPNDADLDTTRRVLLLTGPNMAGKSTYLRTVALCALLHQIGSFVPADAAELPLFDGIHTRIGASDDLAGGRSTFMVEMSELAAILHGATSRSLVILDEVGRGTSTLDGLAIAWATLEHLHRTGAFALFATHYFELTRLEGELPGVVNLHVAAQEEAGALTFYHQVVPGAAKSSYGVEVARLAGLPGAVTARAGQLLTGLAARDGGDSGVVQELAALDLARLTPLQALELLHAWQRRLAEGNMGENLSQDARAAS, translated from the coding sequence ATGCCCCTGAACGTTCCGCAATCCGTCCTGAAAGGGAATGGCCCGGGTGTGTTGCCGCCCATGCTCGAGCAGTACGTGCACCTTCGTGACCAGCATCCCGACTACCTGGTGCTGTTTCAGGTCGGCGACTTCTTCGAGACGTTCGGCGAGGACGCCGAGCGCCTGTCACGCCTGCTGGGCATTACCTTGACGCACAAGACCAGCAAGGACTTCAGCACGCCCATGGCCGGCATTCCAGTGCGCGCCAAGGACCAGCATATCGAGCGTCTGCTCGCCGCCGGGGTGCGTGTGGCCGTGGCCGAGCAGATGGAACTGCCGCTTTCCGGTCTGGTCGAGCGCAGAGTTACCGAACTGCTCACCCCGGGTACGCTGACCGACGAGCGTCTGCTGAGCGCGGAGGAGAACTACCTCGCGGCAGTTGCTTCGGGTGACGGATACGCGCTGGCGCTGCTGGATCTCTCGACTGGAGAATTTCGCTGTGCCGCTTTCGGTACGCGCGGCGCGCTGTATGACGAGCTGGCACGCTACCGCGCGCGCGAGGTCCTGCTCGCTCCCGAGTTTGAAGAAAACGCGGCGCTGATGGCCGATTTCCGTCAGCGTTTTCCGCTGATGGTGTCACGCGGCAGCTTCGAGGAGGACGCTGCGCGTGAGGAATTGCAGCACACCCTGGGCAGTGTGCCGGAGTCTCTGGTCACCAGTGCGCTCGTGCGGGCCTGCGGCGCAGCCCTTGCTTACGCCCGCGCCACTCAGCAGGGTCGTCTCGAGATGGTCACGCGCTTGATTCGCTATGAGCCGGGCGCGTCACTGCACCTGCCCGAAAGTGCTATTCGCGCTTTGGAACTGTTCGAACCCAACGCCCACGGTGGACAGACCCTGATCGCCTGCCTGGCCCACACGCGCACTGCCGGTGGAAGGCGGCGACTGCGCGCCTGGCTGCGCTCGCCCCTGCTCGACGAATTGAGCATCCGATCCCGTCTGGACGCGGTGGACGCGCTGGTTCAGGCCAGTGATCTGCGAGGCGGGGTACGCAGCGTGCTCTACCGCGCCCATGACCTGGAACGCCTGGCGGCGCGGGTGTCCTCACGACGCGCCATGCCCAAGGAAGTCGTTTCGCTGGCGCGTACCCTGGAGCTGCTTCCCGAACTCGAAGTGCTGCTGGCCGGTCATGACGGCGTGCTGGGCCACCTGGGCGCCCGACTCTCGGCCTTGCCGGAAGTGGTGATGCTGATTCGGGCGGCCCTGGTGGACAATCCTCCGTTGCGTCTCGGCGAAGGCGGCCTGATCCGCGAAGGATTTCATGCCGAACTCGACGCTCTGCGCGCCGAGGCTCTGGCGGGCCGCGAGTGGATGGCCGAACTCGAAGCGCGCGAGCGGGCCCGCACGGGTCTGCCCGTCAAGGTGGGCTTTAACAACGTGGCCGGCTATTACCTGGAAGTCACGCAGGCACACGCGCACAAGGTGCCCGCCGATTACCGGCAGATTGCCACGCTCAAGGACCGCGCCCGCTTCACGCGGGCCGATGTGCGCGAGCGCGAACGCGAAATTGCCCGTTGCGAAACGGCGGCCGAACGCCTGGAAGTCGAAGCTTTCACCGAGCTGCGTGACACCCTGGCCCAGCATACCGAGGCGCTGAGCGAGGTCGCGGGCGCCCTGAGCGAACTCGACGTGCTTTCTACGCTCGCCGACATTGCCTTTGCGCGCGGCTGGTCCCGACCTCGGACCCTGGGCGCCGGAGCCACCGAGCTGCGCCTGAGACAGGCCCGTCATCCGGTGGTGGAACTGGCACTCTCGGATAGCTTCGTGCCGAACGACGCCGACCTGGACACAACGCGGCGGGTGCTGCTGCTCACCGGACCCAACATGGCGGGCAAGAGCACCTACCTGCGCACGGTCGCGCTGTGTGCGTTGCTGCACCAGATCGGCTCGTTCGTGCCCGCCGACGCGGCTGAGCTGCCCCTGTTCGACGGTATCCACACCCGCATCGGGGCTTCGGACGATCTGGCCGGCGGGCGCAGCACCTTCATGGTGGAGATGAGCGAGCTGGCGGCCATTCTGCACGGTGCCACATCGCGCTCGCTGGTGATTCTGGACGAGGTGGGTCGGGGCACCAGCACGCTGGACGGACTGGCCATCGCTTGGGCGACGCTGGAGCACTTGCACCGCACCGGGGCGTTCGCGCTGTTTGCCACCCACTATTTCGAGCTGACGCGGCTGGAAGGAGAACTGCCTGGAGTGGTCAACCTGCACGTCGCCGCACAGGAAGAGGCGGGCGCCCTGACCTTTTACCACCAGGTGGTACCGGGAGCGGCCAAGAGTTCTTACGGGGTCGAAGTGGCACGCCTCGCAGGATTGCCGGGAGCGGTCACGGCCCGGGCCGGGCAGCTGCTGACAGGCCTCGCGGCTCGCGATGGGGGGGACTCGGGCGTCGTGCAGGAACTTGCCGCGCTTGATCTGGCGCGTCTGACACCCCTGCAGGCACTGGAGCTGCTGCACGCCTGGCAGCGTCGTCTCGCCGAGGGAAACATGGGCGAAAACTTGTCGCAGGATGCGCGGGCCGCCTCCTGA
- the mutL gene encoding DNA mismatch repair endonuclease MutL: MAIRSPIRVLPPEVTRLIAAGEVISRPLDVVRELIDNALDAGATRIEIELEDGGLGLIRVRDNGVGIPADDVPLAPQRHSTSKLDSVEGVDQIGTLGFRGEALWSIAWAGNLTLVTRPPAQVGALCLSAQGEERHLSRVTAPAGTSVTVRRLFSRLPARLRTQQPQASEVREITGLVGRYALHYPALHWKLVSNGEVRLQHARSDARGAVASVYGPLVANRLLSVRSEHISGVVSRPELTRPRRDRMHLAVNGRPVVFPAELQKAVIAGYAELLPAGQAPLCVLDLHLPAEDVNPNVHPAKAEVALAELSRLADLVRDAVREALSTHPLARTAPALRAAQPPGASAHFPELRLIGVYRDTYLLAEGEGDLWLLDSHAAHERVWYERLDRAFGEGEPVELTEPELLHLTPEQTARLAECSEELQAMGFMFEAFGAGLARLRALPAVLLGLPAPRLAESVLEAALAGDDPRRAVLARLACSPALKAGMVTAELGERVLGELAACATPYACPHGRPTVVRLSERDLAHAFGRRGPRDLPRGRDLYEKPLSLDPNELPSH, translated from the coding sequence ATGGCGATTCGTTCTCCCATCCGCGTGCTGCCGCCCGAGGTCACACGCCTCATCGCGGCAGGCGAGGTCATTTCGCGGCCGCTTGATGTGGTGCGTGAACTGATCGACAATGCGCTCGATGCGGGAGCGACGCGCATCGAGATTGAACTGGAGGATGGCGGGCTCGGCCTGATTCGCGTGCGCGACAACGGGGTGGGCATTCCCGCCGATGACGTGCCGCTCGCGCCGCAACGACACTCGACCAGCAAGCTCGACAGCGTCGAGGGTGTGGATCAGATCGGGACGCTGGGGTTTCGTGGTGAAGCGCTCTGGAGCATCGCCTGGGCAGGCAACCTCACCCTCGTGACCCGCCCGCCCGCGCAGGTGGGCGCGCTGTGCCTCAGCGCGCAGGGCGAGGAGCGGCATCTGTCTCGTGTGACTGCCCCGGCGGGTACCAGCGTCACCGTGCGCAGGCTCTTTTCGCGCCTGCCCGCGCGGCTGCGAACCCAGCAGCCCCAGGCGTCCGAAGTGCGTGAAATTACCGGCCTGGTGGGCCGGTATGCCCTGCATTATCCCGCGCTGCACTGGAAGCTGGTGTCGAACGGCGAGGTCCGGTTGCAGCACGCGCGTTCGGACGCACGCGGCGCGGTGGCAAGCGTGTACGGGCCCCTCGTCGCCAACCGCCTGCTGAGCGTCCGAAGCGAGCACATCAGCGGTGTCGTGTCGCGTCCCGAGCTGACCCGGCCACGTCGTGACCGCATGCACCTGGCCGTGAACGGTCGCCCGGTGGTGTTTCCTGCCGAACTTCAGAAGGCCGTCATCGCGGGGTACGCTGAATTGCTGCCGGCCGGTCAGGCGCCCTTGTGCGTGCTGGATCTGCACCTGCCCGCTGAGGACGTCAATCCCAACGTTCACCCCGCCAAAGCCGAGGTCGCCCTGGCGGAACTGTCCCGCCTGGCCGATCTGGTGCGCGATGCCGTGCGCGAAGCACTGAGCACGCATCCCCTGGCGCGGACTGCTCCCGCGCTGCGCGCCGCACAGCCGCCGGGCGCCAGCGCGCACTTCCCGGAGTTGCGCCTGATCGGAGTGTACCGCGACACCTACCTCTTGGCCGAGGGCGAAGGAGACCTCTGGTTGCTCGACTCCCACGCCGCGCACGAGCGGGTGTGGTACGAACGTCTGGACCGTGCCTTTGGGGAAGGGGAGCCAGTCGAGCTGACCGAGCCGGAACTGCTGCACCTTACTCCCGAGCAGACCGCGCGCCTGGCGGAGTGCTCGGAGGAGCTGCAGGCCATGGGTTTCATGTTCGAGGCCTTTGGTGCCGGCCTTGCACGCTTGCGTGCGCTGCCGGCAGTGCTGCTCGGCTTGCCCGCCCCGCGTCTGGCCGAGTCTGTGCTGGAGGCCGCACTGGCCGGAGACGACCCCAGGCGGGCCGTGCTGGCCCGCCTGGCCTGCTCGCCCGCGCTGAAGGCGGGTATGGTGACGGCCGAATTGGGCGAGCGCGTGCTGGGCGAGCTGGCCGCGTGTGCAACTCCGTATGCCTGCCCGCATGGCCGGCCTACTGTGGTGCGCCTGTCGGAGCGTGATCTGGCGCACGCCTTTGGTCGGCGCGGCCCGCGCGACCTGCCGCGTGGCCGCGATCTGTACGAAAAGCCGCTGAGCCTGGACCCGAACGAATTACCCAGTCATTGA
- a CDS encoding type III polyketide synthase has product MSDVYIHAIETAVPETVYEQAFVRDLMKAQSGLGRRAQRLVTGIYNASAIERRHSVITDLRPESQGGAFFDAGSGQLLSPSTGLRNERYTQTARGLFAEAASRALAACPALTAHDVTHVITVSCTGFFAPGPDYTVVRDVKLNPDVQRYHLGFMGCYAAFPALRAARAFCESDPQAVVLVICTELCSLHVRVADDPDTLIAGSVFADGAAAALVSARLPQGPALRLNSFATTLTPTGEEDMAWTIGDEGFEMKLSTYVPAIIEEHLGSALSPLLGPLAADQVRFWAIHPGGRSILDKVQTGLGLSDEQLQPSRRVLREYGNMSSATVLFVLREILHADGTGQGENVGAMAFGPGLTVESALLAKVPAAS; this is encoded by the coding sequence ATGAGTGACGTCTACATTCACGCCATCGAGACGGCCGTGCCTGAAACAGTGTACGAGCAGGCGTTCGTGCGCGACCTCATGAAAGCGCAGAGCGGTCTGGGCCGTCGGGCCCAGCGCTTGGTGACGGGAATCTACAACGCCTCGGCCATTGAGCGGCGTCACAGTGTCATCACGGATTTGCGTCCCGAGTCGCAGGGAGGAGCGTTTTTCGACGCCGGCAGCGGACAGCTGCTTTCCCCCTCGACGGGACTGCGCAACGAGCGCTACACCCAAACCGCGCGCGGTCTGTTCGCCGAGGCGGCCTCGCGTGCCCTGGCCGCCTGTCCGGCCCTCACCGCCCACGACGTGACGCACGTCATCACGGTGTCCTGCACCGGCTTTTTTGCGCCAGGACCCGATTACACGGTAGTGCGTGACGTGAAGCTCAATCCGGACGTGCAGCGCTATCACCTGGGCTTCATGGGGTGCTACGCGGCGTTTCCTGCCTTGCGGGCCGCCAGGGCGTTCTGTGAGAGTGACCCGCAGGCGGTTGTTCTGGTGATCTGCACCGAACTCTGCTCCTTGCACGTGCGCGTGGCCGACGACCCCGATACCCTGATTGCCGGTTCGGTCTTTGCGGACGGGGCGGCGGCGGCGTTGGTGAGTGCCCGCCTTCCGCAGGGTCCTGCCTTGCGGCTGAACAGTTTCGCCACCACCCTCACTCCCACGGGCGAGGAGGATATGGCCTGGACCATCGGCGACGAGGGTTTCGAGATGAAGCTCTCCACCTACGTGCCTGCCATCATCGAGGAGCACCTCGGGTCGGCGCTCTCGCCCCTGCTGGGGCCACTCGCGGCGGATCAGGTGCGTTTCTGGGCCATTCATCCGGGTGGGCGCAGCATTCTCGACAAGGTGCAGACCGGTCTGGGACTCAGCGACGAACAGCTACAACCTTCCCGGCGTGTCCTGCGTGAGTACGGCAACATGAGCAGTGCCACCGTGCTGTTCGTGCTTCGTGAGATTCTGCATGCGGACGGTACCGGTCAGGGGGAAAACGTGGGCGCGATGGCTTTCGGTCCAGGGCTCACCGTGGAAAGCGCCTTGCTGGCGAAGGTGCCGGCCGCGTCGTGA
- a CDS encoding class I SAM-dependent methyltransferase — MRLPDLRRRAHEARELMDHALCDEQALHNTYAQFPIVNTLVSCWRRVYLEEVRPLLSASVPRSLLDIGCGGGDLAVQLARWANRDGFRLHVTGIDTDPRAIAFARLHASAFGVQYRCVSSARLLSEGERFDVVISNHVLHHLSTEEVPALLRESAALARLKVLHNDIERHALAYAFFAVFTWPFFRRSFIRADGLTSIRRSYTRSELQRMVPPGWRARRLFPFRNLLVYARPD, encoded by the coding sequence GTGAGACTTCCGGATTTGCGGCGGCGCGCTCACGAGGCGCGCGAGCTGATGGATCACGCGCTGTGTGACGAGCAGGCCCTACACAACACCTACGCGCAGTTTCCGATTGTGAATACGCTCGTTTCGTGCTGGCGGCGTGTTTACCTTGAAGAAGTGCGTCCGCTGCTGTCGGCGTCGGTGCCCAGGTCGTTGCTGGACATCGGTTGCGGTGGGGGAGACTTGGCCGTTCAATTGGCCCGCTGGGCGAACCGCGACGGTTTTCGGCTGCACGTCACGGGCATCGATACCGATCCGCGCGCCATCGCCTTCGCGCGTTTGCACGCGTCCGCCTTCGGAGTGCAGTACCGCTGTGTCTCCAGTGCCCGGTTGCTGAGTGAAGGCGAGCGTTTCGACGTGGTGATCTCCAACCACGTGCTGCATCACCTCAGCACCGAGGAAGTGCCTGCATTGCTGCGGGAAAGCGCGGCGCTGGCGCGGCTGAAAGTACTGCACAACGACATTGAGCGTCATGCACTGGCGTACGCGTTCTTTGCAGTGTTCACCTGGCCGTTCTTTCGCCGCTCGTTTATTCGCGCCGACGGGCTGACGTCCATCCGGCGCAGCTATACCCGCTCCGAGCTGCAGCGGATGGTGCCGCCCGGCTGGCGGGCGCGGCGTTTGTTTCCTTTCCGAAACCTGCTCGTGTATGCGCGTCCCGATTGA
- a CDS encoding FAD-dependent oxidoreductase — protein MRVPIEEVDVVVVGGGPVGLFLGCELAMRGVRFVVLEQEQAPRRHSRSIGLHPPALEHFARLGLTTALLQRGVRVKRGTVFGDRELLGELEFHGVSQEFPFVLLLPQYETEQLLEAHLERLSPGALRRGARTVQVRDGREAAFVTYEAAWGTRTLRAGLVVGADGKRSLVRRNAHIDFVGGAYPDRYLMGDFLDTTAYKSAAVIHLAMAGVVESFPLPGGVRRWVVRTEAGDGADVAALCALIFERTGHFVSVSSCRMFSAFGVARHLAERFVVGRVVLVGDAAHEVSPIGGQGMNLGWLDAAELAEIVPRALKGHQPVERTLQGFAVRRRRRAYFAARQAEFNMAFGRPWRSAWWRDFVVKRLLRPPFRALLARLFTMRWL, from the coding sequence ATGCGCGTCCCGATTGAGGAGGTGGATGTCGTGGTGGTCGGCGGAGGTCCGGTCGGCCTGTTTCTGGGCTGCGAGCTGGCCATGCGGGGCGTGCGTTTTGTGGTGCTGGAACAGGAGCAGGCGCCGCGCCGTCATTCGCGTTCGATCGGTCTGCACCCACCGGCGCTGGAGCATTTTGCGCGTCTCGGCCTGACCACGGCGCTGCTGCAGCGCGGCGTGCGCGTCAAACGTGGCACGGTGTTCGGCGACCGCGAGCTGCTGGGCGAACTGGAGTTTCACGGTGTTTCACAGGAGTTTCCGTTCGTGCTGCTGTTGCCGCAATACGAAACCGAGCAGCTCCTGGAAGCCCACCTGGAGCGCCTGTCTCCCGGCGCCCTGCGGCGGGGTGCCCGCACGGTGCAGGTGCGTGACGGGCGAGAGGCCGCCTTCGTGACGTATGAGGCCGCGTGGGGAACGCGAACCCTGAGAGCGGGTCTGGTCGTGGGTGCCGACGGCAAGCGGAGCCTGGTGCGGCGGAACGCGCACATCGATTTTGTGGGTGGCGCCTATCCAGACCGGTATCTGATGGGTGATTTTCTCGACACGACCGCATACAAAAGCGCTGCTGTGATTCATCTGGCAATGGCCGGGGTAGTGGAGTCGTTTCCGCTGCCGGGCGGCGTGCGGCGCTGGGTCGTGCGTACGGAGGCGGGAGACGGCGCGGACGTGGCGGCCCTCTGCGCGCTGATTTTTGAACGGACCGGTCATTTTGTCAGCGTGAGTTCCTGCCGTATGTTCAGCGCCTTTGGCGTGGCGCGTCACCTGGCAGAGCGTTTTGTCGTGGGCCGCGTGGTTCTGGTGGGAGACGCCGCCCACGAAGTCAGTCCCATCGGCGGACAGGGCATGAATCTGGGTTGGCTGGACGCGGCCGAACTGGCCGAGATCGTGCCGCGTGCACTGAAGGGCCACCAACCGGTAGAGCGGACGCTTCAGGGTTTTGCGGTCCGCAGGCGCCGTCGGGCGTATTTTGCCGCTCGGCAGGCTGAATTCAACATGGCCTTTGGTCGTCCGTGGCGTTCCGCGTGGTGGCGCGATTTTGTCGTGAAGCGGTTGCTGCGCCCACCTTTTCGTGCTCTGCTGGCGCGTCTTTTCACCATGCGCTGGCTCTGA
- a CDS encoding glycerophosphodiester phosphodiesterase, protein MKRPLLLGHRGSPRVHRENTLASFQAARDAGLDGVELDVRRCADGTLVVHHDAALFDGRPIAQLLAHELRPHPVPTLPEVLSWAADTGAYLNVEIKYESSWPDDRVEQTATLLQQFGLQQRCIVSSFNPLILAALRQKAPSIERGFLFYKPYQWGALDGPVAVGRVLDVSALHPHWRLVTPILMTSARRHGWRVNTWTVNEEQEAARLIGLGVDALIGDLPRVLLGAAGRHLN, encoded by the coding sequence GTGAAGCGTCCATTGTTGCTCGGCCACCGAGGAAGCCCCCGTGTGCATCGTGAAAACACTCTTGCCAGCTTCCAGGCAGCGCGAGACGCGGGCCTCGACGGCGTAGAACTCGACGTGCGGCGCTGCGCGGACGGCACGCTGGTCGTGCACCACGATGCAGCGCTGTTCGACGGACGGCCGATCGCGCAGCTGCTCGCGCATGAACTGCGGCCCCACCCGGTGCCGACCTTGCCCGAGGTGCTTTCCTGGGCTGCCGACACCGGCGCTTATCTGAACGTCGAGATCAAGTACGAATCCAGCTGGCCCGACGACCGTGTGGAGCAAACGGCAACGCTGCTGCAGCAGTTCGGGCTGCAGCAGCGTTGCATCGTGTCGAGCTTCAACCCGCTGATTCTCGCCGCACTCAGGCAAAAGGCGCCCAGCATCGAACGGGGATTTCTGTTTTACAAGCCTTACCAGTGGGGCGCACTGGACGGTCCGGTGGCCGTGGGCCGCGTGCTCGACGTCTCGGCACTTCATCCGCACTGGCGACTGGTGACACCAATTCTGATGACGTCGGCGCGTCGTCACGGCTGGCGTGTCAATACCTGGACCGTCAACGAGGAACAGGAGGCCGCCCGATTGATCGGTCTTGGTGTGGACGCCCTCATCGGCGATTTGCCGCGAGTGTTACTGGGTGCCGCTGGCCGTCACCTCAATTGA
- a CDS encoding ABC transporter substrate-binding protein — protein sequence MNAANMKKLMLALALAGTAGAQTTVEFWHSFGDAKRGGWIQARADEFNKQNPSIKVVPSFKGGYNDSLQATILAARQNKAPALVQIFEVGSQLSLDSGVFQPVSNIKNVDFSDYIKPVINYYTINGKVNSLPFNSSSPVLYYNQDLMRKAGLDPKNPPTTFGALQKACAKIVAAKLDAKCFGAPLYGWFVEQWMSQQNATIVNNGNGRQARATESNLDSAAARKIFQFHKDMQDKGYYTYTGKLADTDGSNAIFTNQKSVFHINSTADIGNVTDAAQKSGFQLGIGVLPIPDGTKRNGVVIGGASLWIAKNISKEQAEGALDFALYMTNTKNMADWHKLTGYYPVRNSSIDLLRKEGWFSKSPLQLVAFNQLTKTVSNPASAGGLNGAAIETRKIVEEGLQKVVGGQSVDAAVKDTKARVDKALSDYNKNFR from the coding sequence ATGAACGCAGCAAACATGAAGAAACTGATGTTGGCCCTGGCGCTGGCAGGTACGGCCGGAGCGCAGACCACGGTCGAGTTCTGGCACTCTTTCGGGGACGCCAAGCGCGGCGGCTGGATTCAGGCGCGCGCCGACGAGTTCAACAAGCAAAACCCTTCGATCAAGGTGGTACCGTCGTTCAAGGGCGGCTACAACGATTCGCTGCAGGCGACGATTCTGGCCGCCCGGCAGAACAAGGCGCCCGCCCTGGTGCAGATCTTCGAGGTCGGCAGCCAGCTTTCGCTCGACAGCGGCGTGTTCCAGCCGGTAAGTAACATCAAGAACGTCGACTTCAGCGATTACATCAAGCCGGTCATCAACTACTACACCATCAACGGCAAGGTCAACAGCCTGCCCTTCAACTCGTCGAGCCCGGTGCTCTATTACAACCAGGACTTGATGCGCAAGGCCGGCCTCGATCCCAAGAATCCGCCGACCACCTTCGGTGCCCTGCAGAAGGCCTGCGCGAAGATCGTGGCCGCGAAGCTCGACGCCAAGTGCTTCGGCGCGCCGCTATACGGCTGGTTTGTCGAGCAGTGGATGAGCCAGCAGAACGCCACCATCGTGAACAACGGTAACGGTCGGCAGGCGCGTGCCACCGAGAGCAACCTGGATAGCGCGGCGGCCCGCAAGATCTTCCAGTTCCACAAGGACATGCAGGACAAGGGGTACTACACCTACACCGGCAAGCTGGCCGATACCGACGGCAGCAACGCCATCTTCACCAATCAGAAGTCGGTGTTTCACATCAACTCCACGGCGGACATCGGCAACGTGACCGACGCAGCCCAGAAATCGGGCTTCCAGCTTGGCATCGGCGTATTGCCGATTCCCGACGGCACCAAGCGCAACGGTGTGGTCATTGGCGGAGCGAGCCTGTGGATCGCCAAGAATATCAGCAAGGAGCAGGCTGAGGGGGCGCTTGACTTCGCGCTCTACATGACCAACACCAAGAACATGGCCGATTGGCACAAGCTGACCGGTTATTACCCGGTGCGCAACAGCTCGATTGACCTGCTGCGCAAGGAAGGCTGGTTCAGCAAGTCCCCGCTGCAACTCGTGGCCTTCAACCAGCTCACCAAGACGGTCTCCAACCCGGCCAGCGCGGGCGGTCTCAACGGCGCGGCCATCGAAACCCGCAAGATCGTCGAGGAAGGCCTGCAAAAAGTCGTGGGTGGCCAGAGCGTCGACGCCGCCGTGAAGGACACCAAGGCGCGTGTCGACAAAGCGCTGAGCGACTACAACAAGAATTTCCGGTAA